The Patescibacteria group bacterium genome segment TTTGATTTAATTCCAAACCTCGTTGCCACAGTTTCAGGAATTTTCAAGCAAGAACAAACAGTTTTCACCGCTCTTGCTGATGCTCGAGCTCATTACAGCGGCGCACAAAATGTTGATGCAAAAGCTTCAGCTGCGACAGAAGTAGAAAGCGCGCTCTCAAGGCTTTTGGTAGTTGTTGAAAATTATCCAGAATTGAAATCTTCTGAGGCGGTACAAAATCTTATGGCGGAATTGGCTGGTACCGAAAATCGCGTCAGTGTTGAACGAAAACGTTTCAACGAACAAGTTCAGAGTTACAATCTTTTGACTAGCCGTTTCCCGTCCTCAATCATTGCTTCGATTGCTGGGTTTAAGGATCGAGCGTATTTCCAAGCTGCCACAGGCTCTGAGGTTGCACCCAAGGTAAGTTTGTAAAGTTCTAAAGTTAATTATAACTCGCAGGTTTGGCGCTCTTCCCTGCCTACCGGCAGGCAGGTTCGTTGCTTCGCGCCTGATTCACCAGAATCACCTACTGGGTTAGAATTGCATCCAAACCTGCGAGTTCTAAGCAAAGATATTGATTAAGTCGAAGTTAAATTTAATGATCTCCGCCTTTAAAAAAGTTTTCTCTCTCTCGTTGGTTTTTCCATTGGTGGCTTTCGCATACCAAAGTCCCGGTAGCCCGACAGGTTTCGTGAATGACTTTGCAAATCTTTTGAGTCAGCAGGCGCACGCCACGCTTGAATCCAAGTTGACCGCGTTTGAAAAAACCACGGGAGATGAAATCGCAGTAGTAACTGTTAAAAATCTTGGGGATGAAACTGTTGAGGATTTTGCCGTGGCGCTTTTTAAGGAATGGGGAATTGGTGAAAAGGGGAAAGACAACGGTATTCTAGTTCTTGTGGCGGCAGAGGAACACAAAATTCGTATTGAAGTTGGTTACGGGCTTGAAGGTGATCTGACGGACGGAGAAGCCAGTTCAATCATCAGGAACATCATGACGCCAGCATTTCGTAACAACGACTATGATGGTGGCATCCAAACTGCTGTCGATCAAATTATTGCCGCAGTCGCTCCCGATTACGCTTCGGGTGCGGGGATTGAGATCGAACCTATCTCAGAACAATCTGGTGAGGGTTTCGACTTCTCAAATATTTTTTTCTTTATCTTTTTTGTACCGATTTGGTTGGGCAGTATTCTCAGTCGTTCTAAGTCATGGTGGGCTGGGGGACTTGTCGGAGGGGTTATTGGCGTAGTACTTGGATTTATTTACGGTTTTTTGTATCTTGGTTTGATCGCGACCATTTTCCTTATCCCAATCGGTCTGTTGTTTGATTTTTTGGTTTCTCGAACCTATACTAAAAGTACTAGTCGCGGTATCCGCCCACCATGGTGGATTGGAGGTGGAAGAATTGGTGGAGGTGGCGGAGGTTCTTCATTTGGAGGGTTTGGTGGCGGGGGAAGTGGTGGAGGTGGTTCTAGTGGAAGCTGGTAGGAAAAGTAGATTCAAGATTCACGATTTAAGATTAAAGAATCAGAGGGGAAGAATAAATATGCCGAAATTTAAACAAAAAGTTTTACAGTTGGCGGAAATGCGCATGAAAGATTTGGCGCGGGTTACGCCGATTGATAAAGTGATTAAGTTTTTATTTTTGGGATTAATTCCGAAATCGGTAACCCCCAACCAAATTACCGTTTTTCGATTTGTTAGTGTGCCGTTTATTTTGGCCTTGTTGCTTACAGAGCAAAATCTTTGGGCGTTTGTTCTATTTTTGTTTTCCGCTTTGTCGGACGCAGTTGATGGAGCACTGGCGCGAACCGAAGGGCAAATTACTCGATGGGGAATTCTAGCTGATCCTTTGGCCGATAAATTATTGGTGGGAAGCGTGGCGGTGGTTTTAATTTCAAAATATCTCTCGTGGCATCTGACGTTTGTTATTGTGGCACTGGAAATATTTATTTTGGCCTCAGCGTATTTTCGCTATCGAGGTAAAGCTCTTCCGGCAAAAATTACCGGAAAGATAAAAATGGTTCTGCAGTGCTTCGGAATTATTTTTCTTTTTTGTTTCGTTCTTTTCGGCGGAGCATTCTGGCTTCTTCTCGCACAAGGCACACTCTATCTCGGAGTTCTTTTCGCGCTTCTCAGCCTTTTCGTTCACAGATCAATTTAGTTGAAAGATTAAGGATTTAAGACTACAGTAATAGTCTCTTGTTTACATGGAGAGATGCCAGAGCGGTCGAATGGGCCACCCTGGAAAGGTGGTATGTCCGAAAGGGCATCGAGGGTTCGAATCCCTCTCTCTCCGCAATGAACCGCGCGAAAGTCTAAACGACTTTCGCGCGGTTCATCATTGCGTGGAGAGGGAGGGATTCGAACAGCAGAGTAAAATTTTTAGCAGAAAATTTTGTGAGCTGGTGCCCAGCCCGAGTTCGCTGACGAGCGAACGAGAGGTGCGGGCGAATCTCCTACCCTCCGCAATAGAGTTTTGATAAGAGTGTGACTTGAGTACCTAAAAGGATCACTTTAAGTTAGAATGGTAAATATGGAAGGCAAGCTGAATAATATAAAATCTGGGTTCTCTGGCTACATGGCCAGGAGGGGGTATGAGTTGGTTGAAGAGAGAAATTACCCCGAGGCTTTTGGAAGTTGGTATATTGTCTATAAAAATGA includes the following:
- a CDS encoding LemA family protein, whose amino-acid sequence is MKKSVYIIGAIIVVVLLYGWMTYNSLVSANVAVDGQWAQVETQYQRRFDLIPNLVATVSGIFKQEQTVFTALADARAHYSGAQNVDAKASAATEVESALSRLLVVVENYPELKSSEAVQNLMAELAGTENRVSVERKRFNEQVQSYNLLTSRFPSSIIASIAGFKDRAYFQAATGSEVAPKVSL
- a CDS encoding TPM domain-containing protein codes for the protein MISAFKKVFSLSLVFPLVAFAYQSPGSPTGFVNDFANLLSQQAHATLESKLTAFEKTTGDEIAVVTVKNLGDETVEDFAVALFKEWGIGEKGKDNGILVLVAAEEHKIRIEVGYGLEGDLTDGEASSIIRNIMTPAFRNNDYDGGIQTAVDQIIAAVAPDYASGAGIEIEPISEQSGEGFDFSNIFFFIFFVPIWLGSILSRSKSWWAGGLVGGVIGVVLGFIYGFLYLGLIATIFLIPIGLLFDFLVSRTYTKSTSRGIRPPWWIGGGRIGGGGGGSSFGGFGGGGSGGGGSSGSW
- a CDS encoding CDP-alcohol phosphatidyltransferase family protein produces the protein MPKFKQKVLQLAEMRMKDLARVTPIDKVIKFLFLGLIPKSVTPNQITVFRFVSVPFILALLLTEQNLWAFVLFLFSALSDAVDGALARTEGQITRWGILADPLADKLLVGSVAVVLISKYLSWHLTFVIVALEIFILASAYFRYRGKALPAKITGKIKMVLQCFGIIFLFCFVLFGGAFWLLLAQGTLYLGVLFALLSLFVHRSI